In Amaranthus tricolor cultivar Red isolate AtriRed21 chromosome 5, ASM2621246v1, whole genome shotgun sequence, a genomic segment contains:
- the LOC130813469 gene encoding uncharacterized protein LOC130813469, protein MKIPFLKAMEQMPEYAKYLKTLLGNKKKRGDEKVKAKGPFVIPVTLGKLNSKGALADLGASISLMPMSIAKKLTFELKPIKNTIQLADRSIKLLCGEFEDLPI, encoded by the exons ATGAAGATACCCTTCTTGAAGGCCATGGAACAAATGCCTGAATATGCTAAGTACCTGAAAACTCTCTTAGGGAACAAGAAGAAGCGTGGGGACGAA AAAGTAAAAGCTAAAGGACCCTTTGTGATCCCGGTTACCCTTGGAAAACTCAATTCTAAAGGAGCACTTGCTGACCTTGGGGCCTCCATTAGCCTCATGCCGATGTCCATTGCCAAGAAACTAACTTTTGAGCTCAAGCCAATTAAGAATACCATCCAACTGGCCGACCGAAGCATAAAACTGCTTTGTGGGGAGTTCGAGGACCTCCCAATCTAA